A stretch of DNA from Bombus huntii isolate Logan2020A chromosome 15, iyBomHunt1.1, whole genome shotgun sequence:
TGCCACTGGTCATCAAgttcaaaaaaagaaagaatggTTTATTTAAGTATGAAGTTAGATATTTCGCTATGTCGATGCTAGAATATATAGATGAaattatgcttataagtgcacTTTGAAGTGTCATAACAAAAGATTTTATAGGGAggataaaaagaaacataattCTACTGTTTCGATTTAATGACAACTGTATTAAACTGGAGACTGGTAAACTTAACTAATTAGCACGAACAAATTTATCGAATCCcttataataatgaaaatattaaaaaataactggacattaaacatttttattttattgattttcgTCATAGTAGAATTATCACAgaagataatataaaagaaataatatacaattatgAGTTcaaatattacgttaaaaaGATGTAAGCATGTAGAAATGTCTTATTTGTATTAAGTGTAcctttgatattttttctGAATACTTATTAATGTCAGTCATCATATAGCTAGGAATAAGAGGTAGTAAAAAATCTTTCGAATTGCAGACTGTTATTACTTTACATTATGAGgtgcataaatatttattatgtacATTGACATTTAGATTGACCATCGCGACAGAATACTATGTTAGGTTAAATActtgtttaacattttattattttaaaaatgagAACAGTtacttgtttcttttttactctGTTATATCAGAGTTTTTACCTGTTAGCGTTAATCGTAAGAACATCAACAAATCAACTGATTTTGAaactcattaaaaaatttattagcTATGCTATTTTTCTATCAATGACAACAAAGttatttgtacatatataaaatatttctaaatcttcagaaatatttcattacatgtaaaatacttttttctctctttatttTCGCGAAACGTGTGTCCTTAGTATTATTTGTAATGCTTACCGTCCAAAGTGcattttactttttctttatatttattttgtttacatttgtttattatgtatttacagatattttatttctttcgtgAAGTGTAACAATCCGAATTCTATACTATAACTTAACATTAATCTTATCAAAACTAATATTCGTATACTATACGTGTAACAGTGAGAGTGTGCtgtatatatatcatttttatacaaaGGAAATGTTTTACTGTAATAATATGCCagtgtatattttatatactgtATTCAGCAGAACGCATGTGCTGCTAAATAAAGACAAAAAGTCGTGATTATGATTTTGTAACAATAAGTCCTTGATAAAAACTAGTTAGCTGAAGCACGTAATTTGTAACAACAAAGTTTTTGTAGAGTTGCCataaacttaattttacactTTCACATATAAACTACGAAAAAGTTAAGTGCGATAAAAGTATCCAACGTTCCTGAAGAacgtaaaattttattttctcataaAATGTAAGATGCTTTAATTTTGTTAGTGAAACtcttaaaatataacaattaacgaaaatacattgtacataGTAAtagaattacattttttaactgGAATTATAGAAACTATATATGTAAGTGAGAAGAAAGCGAACGAAATATGCGATGGTTATagaaaactaatagtttaactatcagtttaaaataatataattacagaaacgaaaaacaataaaaacacTTCAACGAACGAATCTCATTCATTAATATTTACCACAGAAATAACATGTTtacgatttttcaaatttgtaattCAAACAAAATTTTGATGCTAGAAATAGACTTCTTTATGTTAaatcaatatttaataacaataatagtattattataaatttcatattatttattatagaaaattcttGTTCATAGTAGAAGTCTAATCTATTagaaatttgcaaatatttaagcttttcatttatttagtataaattattatctaTGAATTCTTTTGATTACATAGTATATATTGTACACGTATCCGAACCTCCGTCAACCGATCCTTTCCTGGTAATCGTGTCAATAcatagataaaatataaaaatactttatatcataaaatatataaaacttaCTAATAGAAAAAACAAATTCTTCGGATCTAAACACGAATCTACTTTTTTTTCAagacatatgtatattaaaaattaaccgAAGAATATATTTCAAGTCATACATATCGtcatatcattttaaataaataattaattagataTGATTTGAGTTATTCATGTTACGAACATAGATCTAAGCACGATTGAGGGAGGAGTAAAGTACAATTATATAGTataagtatataatatattattacgcATATATTTGAATATGTATCCAAAGCTTtgttctaaaataaaaaaattttttaatatcaacatacgtacatatatgaACATAATAGTACTTCATTATTAATTActcaaattaatataattataccaCTTATACTAGCCTCGCTCATTATTTGTTGTTTCATCGTCATCAACTAGATTTTCGGTATCTATTAAGaacgataaattttaaataagattATAATAACAGAAATTACAGCACAAAATTCATTGCTTATTACCTGAATCATTATCACTGACCACTTGAGGTGAAAGTTTACAACCTTTGGCTAAGTAATGTTTTAATTTACCAACACTGGCCAAAATTAATCCTAAGAATGGGGGTGAAGGTTTTAACGGTCTAGACAAATATTCTGGGTGGAATTGCGTTGCAACATAGTAACTATGTCCTTCCAATTCTGCTATTTCCATACGTAAATTTTCCTCATCATGACCTAACATAAAAGAAAGGCAATATATATTAGTTTAATGaacattaaaatttgttaaagtTATAAATTAGAAAGTGAATGTTAATTTACCTACGAATTTCAATCCAGCTGCTTCTAAATCATCAATATACTTGGGATTAATTTCATATCGATGCCTATGTctttcttctataaaattcTTATTGCCATACAGCTGCtctatatatgaaataattcaaaacacttatgaaaatgaaaatacattatattacataacaaatttttaagcAAGAAATTGCTAACTTATGAGAGAATTATTTTCTGTAAATCGAGTGCATCTTTTTCCAAGCCTCATGGTTCCACCCATTTGTTCTGGATTATATTCAGGCATATCTATAACGAGGGGATGATCAGTTTCTGGATCAATTTCTATACTATTTGCATCCTCTATGCCTAAAACATTTCTTGCGAACTCAACTACCGCCACTTGTAAGCCCAAACAAATACCAAGAAAAGGTTTGTCATTTGTTCTACACCATCCACATGCTTCCATCTTTCCCAGCATACCCCTTTTACCAAATCCACCTGGTACTATAACACCACTAAATATAACCCAATTAAGATaaacaaatttgaaagaaacaaaatgttatgaaataatgatagaaagaaaaataacttactTGCTTCTACAAAGTTGATGCCAGGCTTCATGGTATAGTACAGGATCTATTGCTTTTGTATTGTGTTCTAAATTATCAGCCTCTATATACTAAAATTATAGTTATACAGATATGACAGTAATCattatatataacaatatatttgataagtcaaattaatatttaatttcaatcagaataaatgaaaaataaataaaatttaatatttaataaaaagcgGATACTTTACTGTTAACTTGAGTTTGTAGCCAACTTGAATACAAGCATGTTGCAATGCTTTTGTGACTGATGCATAGGAGTCTtctaattttgtatattttccaACTAACGCGATGTTTACTTCTTTTCGTAAATGATCAGTGCGATCCGCCAAATCTCTCCATTTTCGCATAAAATATCGGGGACGTGGCGTTCCGATATTTAATTGTAACCTGTCATTTAGGAATTCAATAACACCTTGAGATTCCATCAACAAAGGAACACGATATATAGATGACAAATCATGGATTGTTATCACCTAATCATAATACATCAAAATTTCTATTAGTCTTTTAGCCAATTTTCTTAAAGTTTTATTGAAATGATTAAGGAATATCACCTGTTCAGGAGCAACATGacaaaaattcgaaattttttctttcacaCAATCGCCTATTGGTAGTTCAGATCTACAAACTATGAGATCAGGAGACAAACCCAAACCACGTAATTCTCTCACACTGGATTGAGTCGGTTTTGTTTTTGGTTCTCCTGTAGATTTTggctaaaaaaaaaacaagaaatattcaagaaacttataaaaaag
This window harbors:
- the LOC126873674 gene encoding LOW QUALITY PROTEIN: CTP synthase (The sequence of the model RefSeq protein was modified relative to this genomic sequence to represent the inferred CDS: inserted 2 bases in 1 codon) — its product is MKYILVTGGVISGVGKGVIASSFGTILKHCNIHVTSIKIDPYINIDAGTFSPYEHGEVYVLDDGGEVDLDLGNYERFLDITLHRDNNITTGKIYQHVISKERRGDYLGKTVQGIVIPHITDAIQEWVERVAKQSVTKDGDKPDVCIIELGGTIGDIEGMPFVEAFRQFQFRVKKENFCCAHVSLVPQPKSTGEPKTKPTQSSVRELRGLGLSPDLIVCRSELPIGDCVKEKISNFCHVAPEQVITIHDLSSIYRVPLLMESQGVIEFLNDRLQLNIGTPRPRYFMRKWRDLADRTDHLRKEVNIALVGKYTKLEDSYASVTKALQHACIQVGYKLKLTYIEADNLEHNTKAIDPVLYHEAWHQLCRSNGVIVPGGFGKRGMLGKMEACGWCRTNDKPFLGICLGLQVAVVEFARNVLGIEDANSIEIDPETDHPLVIDMPEYNPEQMGGTMRLGKRCTRFTENNSLIKQLYGNKNFIEERHRHRYEINPKYIDDLEAAGLKFVGHDEENLRMEIAELEGHSYYVATQFHPEYLSRPLKPSPPFLGLILASVGKLKHYLAKGCKLSPQVVSDNDSDTENLVDDXMKQQIMSEASISGIIILI